The genomic stretch GCGTCGGAGGAACCTCCTCcaaggcgtcgtcgtcgctttcgCCGTGCCTATCAGCCTCCAGTCGTCCTTTTCTATGATTTTCTTTCCCGTTACGCGTCAATTGTCGCACCGGACTCTTCTCTACGCTGTCCTCGTCACTGCTCTCTGCTGCGCGTGCCGCAGCCGCAGTTCGTCGACGTTTCTTGGCGGTCACTTCCGTCGCTGCTGCCGTCGTTGAGGCCACGTTTGATTGACGAGCGAGCGTAGAACCGCGGGATTTCGATTTTGATGCCGCTTCCGGTTCGACATTGGGTTCGGTATCGATATCCGTGGAGGCCGTATGGGTGGTGTGCAGCTTTTTTTGTCGCTGCTTGAGTTGTGCAAAGGCCATTTCGTTGATGGATCCCGTCAACGACTTGTCGACGAACTCTTCCATGGCCTCACTCAATCGCGTTTCGTTCAGTAGCTTGAGTTTCTGTTCCGGTAAAGTCAAAAACTCCTTGACAATATCTTCCATGTGGGTTTGCTCCAATTCCTCCGGAGCGATCGGTGTTTGCATCATTTTCTGGGCCGCCCTGGTCTGCTGAGTAGCTTGTTTGATATCCTTGCGGCGGTGGAACAGCAAAATGTCGGAAGGATTGGCCACGTCTCCAACAAAACGGGCTCCAAAGCGTTGGTTATTGAGAGACAGAAATCCGTTGGAGTGGTCTACTTTGATGCGGACCAGGACTTCGTCGGGATTCTTGAGCGTGTACCGCAGTGGGGAGATCATACCCTTTGGGTCGTCGTCCCGTCCCCCCGCGTTACTGCCCGCCGCACGGGCGTCCCGCAAAATTTCGCGGCGTTTCTCTCGGGCGTTCAAGACCAACACCCGGACCTGTTCTTCCAGAATGTTGGTCACCTTGTCGTCAATTTTGGGATCGTCCGGATCCAGGTTGGCCCGGTGTTCCTGCAATGAGAGTTCCGCCGTGACGAAGGATCGGACCTGGGTCAACGGCACGGTATGCATCCGAAAATTCTTGCCCTGAACGTCCACGACGCCGACTTTTTTGCGCACAGCTTCGCCGGCCACCAGACTGGTCGCTACGGACGATCCCGGTTGCGTAATGCGAAAGGTGCCGACGACGGATTCGGAAAATTCAATGAGGCACTCGTGTTCGTGTCCCCAGACGACTAGATCCATCCATTCGGGAATCATGGATTCTTGTACGCAGTTTTTGGAGCCGCGTCCCAAATCGCGATTCTGGTGCAGGGTAAAGAGATTGAAAAAGCCGGTATCGTGTTCGTTgtcctcatcatcttcgGCGGGTCGCAGAAACCGTACTTTCTTTCCCTGCCACATGCGATTGAGTCGTTCGTCGCGCATACTGCCCATTCCGTAGAGTGCCAGTTGCGTGGCACCTTTCTGTATGAGCACGGGAGATATTTCCACCTGGTCCACTTGTTCCTGTCGTCCAAAGTAGTTGACGAGGTTGCTGACGGCCAGCAAGTCGAGCGCGGCCAGCAGTTCGCCGTGACTGTCCCGCGTCGGATCGTCGTGATTGCCGTGAATGCTGAAAATGGGCAAGTCGACGGAGTAGTTGTCGTCTTGGTAATTGACGGTTCCCGATACGTTGCGAAAGTTCTGTGCCTGATCGGAAACGATTTGTATACGGACCGGGTCCGGACCCATACAATAGCGGCGAATGATTTCCATAGTGATGTAAAGCGTCCGACGACTGGGACGATTATCGTGGAAGAGATCACCCGCAATCAACACCATGTCGCAACGAAACTGTTTGGCCAGGTAGAGCACTTCTTCAAAGGCGGCGAACGAGTCCATTCCTACAATAATTCGTGACAGTGCGTCAGAATGGCGGTGTGCCGGTATCGTGGATCGTATGCGATGCGTAGCGAGAGATATGACACGTACGCGCTGTACAAGATTGGACACACGACAAACAATACACACGATACATACGCTATAACAGCTACAACCACAACATAAGTAGGCACTTACCTCGGACCGGATCTTTCTCCGCGTATCCCAAATGATTGTCGGTGGAGAGCATCATGCGCAACGTGTGTTCGTCGGGATCTTCGAGTACATCACTGGGAGCGACGCTCTGTGCGGTTTCCTCGCCGCGTGCATCATTCGGCGCCAAATCCGACATGTCGTATGTGTGAATGCGAGACGACTAAGTGTGTCAAGTCGTTACTGTGGTATCGTGTGACGCGTCGTATTCATCTAGCTAGTGACCGAGAACCTTGTGTTTCGACCAATGCGTGTACAACAAGATCcacatttcgaaaaaggTACGGATCCTGTCCATACAGCATCAGCGCTCTGGTGGATGGAGAAAGGGAATGCTCAATTGTCACCGTCTGCTCCCGTGGTTTCCCGAGCAAGACCGATCGATCCAGCGAAGAGTTGTTCCCACTCACTACTCTAGAGAGTGAAGCGTGGCCACTACTACTACGGTCGTTACCTCTGGTTGTTGGCGGTGGGACCGTTTCCAAAACTCCCGTCGGAATCGTGTTGTCCGAGGTCGTTGGTTGTGCTACTCAAAACCCCGGAAAGTTAGAAACAATGTCCCGCACACGTCTAGCTAAACTATTAATTAGTACGGAGGGTTTTTCGTCGTTCGAATTACTCGCATAAATGTATTCATTCAAACCATGTCGTCCGTTTGGGGTGTCGATCTTCCTGGCGGTGCGCGGCTCCGTCCGAGTCAGCCCCACTACGCGCAGGAAACGGAGAAGGCGCGGCGGCGTGACCGGTACGGTACACGTGCCGGTGTTCGTTTGCGCCAACGGCTATAAAAAAAAGACATTCACTCGGCACCACACCGCTGGCCGTCCACAATCCCGCAGACCAACGTGTTTCCACACATCCCTTGCGCAAGTTTTGTACCATGGTCGAAACGAACGGAACAAAGCCCACGGCGCCGGTGGAAGATTACACGCCGGAGAATATCCTTGTAACGGGAGGAGCAGGTGAGTAACGGGCGGGTATCAATCAGCTTACTGCAATGCAAAACGAACGAACCCAGCAACGCCCCCGTATGACCAGTAAGGCGACGACACGGGTACGGAGTGTATCCCTCGACTGTATTCCTGGCACCACGGTTTCGCACACATTTCTCCCTTTTCACGCGCCTCACGTCACTGTACGAACCTCTTCTTCTCTTGTTTAGGTTTCATTGCCTCGCACGTGGCGATTCTCCTTTGCAAAAAGTACCCGCAATACAAGATTGTCGTCTATGATTGCCTGGACTACTGCGCCTGTCTCGCCAACTTGCAAGAGCTCTTCGACTTGCCCAACTTCAAATTCGTCAAGGGAGACATTGCCTCGCCTGATCTCGTCAGTTACGTCCTCCGCGAAGAAAAGATCGACACCATTCTGCACTTTGCGGCGCAGACGCACGTCGACAACTCCTTCGGAAATTCCTTCGCCTTTACGCAGACCAACATTTACGGAACGCACGTCCTGCTCGAGTCCGCCAAGTGCTGTGACACCCTCCGTCGCTTCGTGCACGTCTCCACCGACGAGGTCTACGGAGAAGGAGAAGACTTTGAAACGGACCCCATGTCGGAAGAGCACGTCCTCGAACCGACCAATCCCTACGCCGCCACCAAGGCCGGCGCCGAATTCCTCGTCAAGAGCTACTTTCGTTCCTTCCAATTGCCCTGCTTGATCACCCGCGGTAACAACGTTTACGGACCTCACCAGTTCCCCGAAAAACTCATTCCCAAGTTCACCAACCAGTTGCTCAAGAATCTGCCCCTCACCATTCACGGTGACGGGTCCAACACACGCAACTTTTTGTACGTGACGGATGTCGCCAACGCGTTCGACATCATCATGCACAAGGGAACACCGGGGCACGTATACAACATTGGGGGGAAGAATGAAGTGCCCAACCTGGAAGTGGCCCGTGCCTTGCTCAAGCTCtttgacaaagaaaaggaggaagaTACGCTCATTAAGTTCGTCCCGGACCGACGATTCAACGATCTACGGTACACCATTAATTCCAACAAGTTGCACGAGCTCGGGTGGACGGAGCTCATGAGTTGGGAAGAAGGCCTCGCCACTACGGTCGATTGGTACAAAAAGTATACCTCCCGTTACGGCAACATTGACGCGGCCCTCGTGGCGCATCCGCGCATGCTCAACACCAACAAGGAGGACTTGGACGAATCTACCCAAAAGGTCATTATGAAGCAGCACAagaactaactgtaaccgTACGTAAACAAACACAACCACGTTAATGTATCCACCTTGGATTTCTGATTGCCAAGGAACAGTCGTAGAGAAGTAGGTAGGTAGCTTTGGTTCCACTTCCCTATATATACTACCTACCAGTTAGTACGATAGTCGGAGCGATGCGAGACGATTGACTGGGCACTGCACGTCGTCCGACAATTCCAAACCCTCGGCACAACAACAATTATCCAGGGGTCGACGCCTTGCCAGTTatgcacacacacaaaatTCATGCCAACAGTATTCCCGACAACGAATCCGCCCGGGGGGACCTGGAACAAAGAGACACACAACCGTCTCGAGCGGAATTTGTGCAAGGTCACACCTCTACTGACGGTAGACCCATTCACGAAAACGTCGTGGACTTTCGGCTTCGGCTCGCCTCTGCAGTGACGGTGCGTACGGACACGCGCACCAGAGTCCCGTAGTGTACCGGGGCCCGTGGACGTCGACCATGACGACTCGGGAACAAATCGCGCTTTACGAAGACGCGTTGTTGCGATTCTCACAGCACTCCCGTACGGAGACGGAAGCCAACGCACCGGCAGACCTTGACGAAACGAATTCGTCGATTGCGCTCGCCCGGTCCTTGGCGAATCGAGTGGCTCGCTTGGGTACCGTCCAATACGCGTTGTCCCAAGCTTCGGTTGAGGAAGTACCCGTTACCGAGACCTGGTTGTGTCACGAACGGGAAGAACTGGATCGGCAGGCACAGGGGGAGATGAAGCAGTGGGAATCGTTGGCGTTTACCGATTGGCACAAGGACCGACCAAAACAATCGCGGTCGTCCTGTATGGTCGACGTCGACGCGTTTTTCGATGCGTACCCCGAATGTGCCCGAGCCGAACCGTTCGAGGAGGAAAGTGAAAGCTCatccgacgaagaagtaGACGCGGAAGAATCGATGCAGTCTCGAAACAAGAAGCAAGTGCGTTGTGAAGTGAAGGTGCCGCGGGAAGCTGGTGGAATGACTCCGACACTACCAACTCCTCCCATTGAAAGTCAGCCCGGCAAAGGAATGAATCCGTACGCGCGACCCAAAGCGAACACTGTCGCGCCTAACAATGGCAGTGATGGTGCAGGCGCTTTCCATCCACCGCCAAACGGTGTCGCACACACGCAGACGTTTCCTCCTCCAAATACAATGCACGTTCCTGCACCGCAATCTCAACCACCAGAAAGCTGGCAACCACGGCAGTACAAAAAGAATCACCCAGATCAACAGTCACATACGGCAGCACCGGCACATCCGCCTTTGCAAGGCTTCGCGCCGCCTCAAAATCCCCCTGTCGCTAGCGGTACGTCTTGGGATGAACACTGCAATCAGAATCCGTTCCAAACGGCTCGTGAATATGCTCAAGTGGGCACTCAAGGTGAGGACTATCGGAGCCGAAACCCAGATGCAACGGCACCCTATCCCCCGCAAGCCTTGACGGAAAATCAAACGCGACCGTACGGTTTCAATCCATATCTACAACAGCATCCGCCGGAAAATGCTGCACCTCCCCCTGAAAAACCCCTCATTCGCGATTCACTCCGCCGCAAGTTTCAACCACCGAAACGGGATGCCATTGAGGTAAAGTCTTGCTACCGGACCCAGTGTACGACCAAATTGCACAATATCACGTGGACAACTCACGTTACTTTCTTTTAAATTCGCAAAGAGAAAGGGTTCCAATGCGACAAGTGGCCCTGCCAATCGACGGTCGGAAACGTCTCGTGGTAGTGGTGGTATTGCCCAgcgtccttcatcatcaAACAATCAAAAGaacaacgaggacgaagaagatgaatTGCCGGAGGAACTGAAACGTTTCGGTAAggatttggtggaaaagATTGAAAACGAGATCATGGATGCCGGAGATCCGGTGACATTTGACGATATAGCTGGCTTGCTGGACGCCAAACAGACCATTCAGGAGGTAATTTGCTGGCCCATGAAGCGACCGGACCTTTTTACCGGACTTCGACGAGCGCCCAACGGTTTGCTACTCTACGGACCACCAGGAACAGGAAAGACTCTGATAGGAAAAGCTATCGCGCACGAAAGTGGGGCTACCTTCTTTTCTATCTCTAGTTCATCATTGACGAGCAAATGGATTGGCGAAGGTGAAAAGCTCGTCCGTACCATGTTTGCGGTTGCCGCTTACCGAGAACCTGCGGTTGTTTTCATCGACGAAATTGACTCGCTTTTGACGCAACGCAAagcggacgaaaacgaagcaagTCGCCGCATCAAGACTGAGTTCCTTGTACAGCTGGACGGAACTGGCACTAGTGGCCAAGGGAGGGTGCTGGTGATTGGCGCTACCAATCGTCCGCAAGAATTGGACGAAGCTGCGCGACGACGATTTGTCAAACGGTTGTATATTCCGTTACCCGAAGAGAGCGATCGCGAATGTCTAATACGTGTCTTGCTAGGCAAAAATAGTCACGGTTTGACGGACGCTGACATCAAAAAGCTAGCCAAGGAAACGGCAGGTTACAGTGGAGCTGATCTCAAGGCCTTGTCTGCGGATGCTGCGATGGGACCAATTCGTCAGCTTGGAACAAAAGCGTTGGAAGTTGATGTAAACGACGTCCCACCCATATCGTACAAGCACTTTCGCCAAGCCCGACGCAGTATGAAGCCGAGTGTGGCACCATCCGACTTGGTACAGTATGA from Phaeodactylum tricornutum CCAP 1055/1 chromosome 12, whole genome shotgun sequence encodes the following:
- the MRE11 gene encoding Mre11 DNA repair/recombination protein (Mre11 pairs with Rad50 (Phatr2_45519) to repair DNA double strand breaks. The Mre11-Rad50 complex functions in DNA repair, telomere maintenance, and meiotic recombination.~Alternative splicing variant 1) yields the protein MSDLAPNDARGEETAQSVAPSDVLEDPDEHTLRMMLSTDNHLGYAEKDPVRGMDSFAAFEEVLYLAKQFRCDMVLIAGDLFHDNRPSRRTLYITMEIIRRYCMGPDPVRIQIVSDQAQNFRNVSGTVNYQDDNYSVDLPIFSIHGNHDDPTRDSHGELLAALDLLAVSNLVNYFGRQEQVDQVEISPVLIQKGATQLALYGMGSMRDERLNRMWQGKKVRFLRPAEDDEDNEHDTGFFNLFTLHQNRDLGRGSKNCVQESMIPEWMDLVVWGHEHECLIEFSESVVGTFRITQPGSSVATSLVAGEAVRKKVGVVDVQGKNFRMHTVPLTQVRSFVTAELSLQEHRANLDPDDPKIDDKVTNILEEQVRVLVLNAREKRREILRDARAAGSNAGGRDDDPKGMISPLRYTLKNPDEVLVRIKVDHSNGFLSLNNQRFGARFVGDVANPSDILLFHRRKDIKQATQQTRAAQKMMQTPIAPEELEQTHMEDIVKEFLTLPEQKLKLLNETRLSEAMEEFVDKSLTGSINEMAFAQLKQRQKKLHTTHTASTDIDTEPNVEPEAASKSKSRGSTLARQSNVASTTAAATEVTAKKRRRTAAAARAAESSDEDSVEKSPVRQLTRNGKENHRKGRLEADRHGESDDDALEEVPPTRPDSVPPKRTATSRSTDSSRRKATRRQQLEDEDDLDEQENDRPAPRASAPSRPPRQSRTRVVRYHQEDPDDEDSDSGVEDMPRAGNPVKTTQRVASGRQASTTLRSTAGRGRRAMRSSFGSDGSDEDSADDEYRLRNTEDLDDDWGTAATRSQL
- the MRE11 gene encoding predicted protein (MRE11 (homolog 1) Double-strand break repair protein MRE11A~Alternative splicing variant 2); this translates as MSDLAPNDARGEETAQSVAPSDVLEDPDEHTLRMMLSTDNHLGYAEKDPVRGMDSFAAFEEVLYLAKQFRCDMVLIAGDLFHDNRPSRRTLYITMEIIRRYCMGPDPVRIQIVSDQAQNFRNVSGTVNYQDDNYSVDLPIFSIHGNHDDPTRDSHGELLAALDLLAVSNLVNYFGRQEQVDQVEISPVLIQKGATQLALYGMGSMRDERLNRMWQGKKVRFLRPAEDDEDNEHDTGFFNLFTLHQNRDLGRGSKNCVQESMIPEWMDLVVWGHEHECLIEFSESVVGTFRITQPGSSVATSLVAGEAVRKKVGVVDVQGKNFRMHTVPLTQVRSFVTAELSLQEHRANLDPDDPKIDDKVTNILEEQVRGMISPLRYTLKNPDEVLVRIKVDHSNGFLSLNNQRFGARFVGDVANPSDILLFHRRKDIKQATQQTRAAQKMMQTPIAPEELEQTHMEDIVKEFLTLPEQKLKLLNETRLSEAMEEFVDKSLTGSINEMAFAQLKQRQKKLHTTHTASTDIDTEPNVEPEAASKSKSRGSTLARQSNVAST
- a CDS encoding predicted protein, whose product is MSSVWGVDLPGGARLRPSQPHYAQETEKARRRDRHSLGTTPLAVHNPADQRVSTHPLRKFCTMVETNGTKPTAPVEDYTPENILVTGGAGFIASHVAILLCKKYPQYKIVVYDCLDYCACLANLQELFDLPNFKFVKGDIASPDLVSYVLREEKIDTILHFAAQTHVDNSFGNSFAFTQTNIYGTHVLLESAKCCDTLRRFVHVSTDEVYGEGEDFETDPMSEEHVLEPTNPYAATKAGAEFLVKSYFRSFQLPCLITRGNNVYGPHQFPEKLIPKFTNQLLKNLPLTIHGDGSNTRNFLYVTDVANAFDIIMHKGTPGHVYNIGGKNEVPNLEVARALLKLFDKEKEEDTLIKFVPDRRFNDLRYTINSNKLHELGWTELMSWEEGLATTVDWYKKYTSRYGNIDAALVAHPRMLNTNKEDLDESTQKVIMKQHKN
- a CDS encoding predicted protein, translated to EDELPEELKRFGKDLVEKIENEIMDAGDPVTFDDIAGLLDAKQTIQEVICWPMKRPDLFTGLRRAPNGLLLYGPPGTGKTLIGKAIAHESGATFFSISSSSLTSKWIGEGEKLVRTMFAVAAYREPAVVFIDEIDSLLTQRKADENEASRRIKTEFLVQLDGTGTSGQGRVLVIGATNRPQELDEAARRRFVKRLYIPLPEESDRECLIRVLLGKNSHGLTDADIKKLAKETAGYSGADLKALSADAAMGPIRQLGTKALEVDVNDVPPISYKHFRQARRSMKPSVAPSDLVQYEEWDNIYGS